GAGTTATCATGATAAAATAGATGCTATTTTTATTACACATGAACATAATGATCATATAGGTGGATTAGATGATATAAAATATATTTTTTTTACAATGAATAATTCTATCCATTTTTATGGATTACGTAGAGTTTTAGAAACTATAAAAAAAAGATTTTTTTATATTTTTACAAAAAAAAATTATAAATCAAAAATATTTTTACATGAATTAGATGATTGTATCAATTTTTTTTTTATAGAAAATTTTAAAATTTTTCCTCTATTAATATGGCATGGGAATCTTCCAATTTTAGGTTTTCGTATAGAAAATTTTGCATATATTACAGATGCTAGTAATATACCTATTCAAACAATTCAAAAATTAAAAGGATTAGATATTTTAATTTTAAATGTTTTAAAAAAAGGATCAAAATATACTTCTCATTTTGCTATTTTAGAATCTTTAAATGTAATCCAAAAAATTTGTCCTAAAAAAACATATTTAACACACATTAGTCATATATTAGGATTTCATGAAGAAATTGAAATACAATTACCAAAAAATGTTTATTTAGCTTATGATGGTTTAATCATATATATATAACATTTTTATAAAAATATAAAAAATTGATTTTAAAATATAATTTAATAAAATAATTCGTTTTTATATTAAAAAAATAATTAATATAATATGCAATCGTTAAAAAAATTTTTTTTCTCTACTAAAATAACTTCTTTTTTATTTTTATTATTTGCCATATCTATGGCTATAGCTACTTTTTTAGAAAAAAAATATTCAACAAATGTTGCTAAAATATTCATTTATGAATCTATTTGGTTTGAATTTGTAATGTTATTAATTGTAATAAATTTAATGGGAAATATATGGAAATATAAATTATGGAATTATCATAAAATTCCTCTTTTTATTTTTCATTTATCATTTATATTTCTTTTTATAGGAGGAATTTTTTCTAGATATTATAGTTTTGAAGGTATTATGTCTATAAGAGAAGGAGAAATCAATAAAAAAATTATTTCTAGAAAAAATTATATTAAATTAAAAATTAATCAAGGTAATTATACTACATATTATCATGATCATTATATTATTTCCCCTTATCATAAAAAATATCAAAAAAAATTTTATTTTAATAATAATCCTTTAGAAATAAAAATTATAGATTATATTCCTTGTGCTAAGGTTATACTTTCTAAAAGAAAAAAAGAAAATAAATTTATTAAAATTATTTCAAATAATAAAATAGGTCGAATCGAAAATTTTATTCAAAATGGCAATATTTTAAAAATAAATGGTATAATATTTTCTTTAAATAAAGAAATACCTTTTGGTATAAAAATTTTTGAAAAAAAAAATAAATTATTTTTTAAATCTTCTTATTCAGGAGAATATATAAATATGATTAATAGAAAAACTAATTTTTTATTAAAGGATACATCTTATATTTTAAGAAAAAAATATTTATATCGAATAAAAACAGATCATGGTATGATTCATTGGGTTATTCCTGAAGGAATTATTAAAGGAAAATTAGAATATATTCAATCATGTGAAAAAGATGAAGATAATAATAATAATTTATTAAATGCTATTACAGTAAAAATATCTTTTTTGAATCAATCTAAATTTGTAACATTTTTAGGAGGAAAAAATACATTAAAAATGAGTGATTCCTTATTATTTAAAGATTGTAAAATATCTATTGGATATGGATCTATTTTTTTTAATCTTCCTTTTTTATTACGATTAAATAATTTTAAAATAAAAAATTATCCAGGATCTGGGTTTCCTTCATCTTTTATGAGTGATATTACACTTATAGATAAAGATAAAAGAAAAAATTATTTGATTTATATGAATAATGTTTTAAATTATAAGGGATATAGATTTTTTCAATCTGGATATGATCCAGATGGAAAAGGAACTTATTTTTCTGTTAATAATGATTATTTAGGAACTTATTTTTCTTATATAGGTTATATTTTTATGAGTATAGGTATGTTGATGACTTTATTTTGGAAAGGGACTAGATTTCATTATTTAATAAATAAATTAAAAAATTTATATAAAAACAATTATATAATATTATTTTTTATATTATTATTTTTTTTAGGAAATAATTATGTTTCTTTTGCTCAAATACATAATCTTAAAAAAGATTCATTAAAAAATATTTCTGAAGCTATTCATATTCCAAAAAAACATAGTGAAAACTTTGGTCGTTTATTAGTACAAGATAATAAAGGAAGAATAAAACCGATTAATACTATAGCTATTGAACTTCTTAGAAGAATATATAAAAAAAATTATTTAGAGAATTTAGATGCTAATCAATGGTTTATATCTATTCTTCAAGATAATATATTTTGGACAAAAATTCCTTTTATTAAAGTAGATAAAAAAGGAGGATATAAATTTTTAAATAAAGTTAAAGCAAATAAAGAATGTTATGTATCTCTGATAGATCTTTATACTTTAGATATAAAAACATCAAGTTTAAAATTTATTCTTCAAAAAGATTATGAAAAAGCTTTTTCTAAAAATCCAATACAAAGAAATGAATATGATAAATCCGTACTGAGACTTAGTGAATGTGTAGGAATTATTCATGAAATTTTTCAGGGAAAATATCTTCGTATATTTCCTATACCAAATGATGTCAATAATACTTGGTCTAGTTGGATGATATCAGATTCAAATAAATTCAATTATTCTGGTTTATCTATGTATAATAATTATTTAAAATCTTTATTATATGCTCAAAATGAAAAAAATTGGAGTATAGCAGATCATGAAATAGAAAAAATACGACTTTATCAAAAAAAATATGCAAAAGATATTTTACCTTCAGAAAATAAAATATCTATAGAAATTATTTATAATAAATTAAACATATTTAATTTATTATCTTTTTTATATGCTTATTTAGGAATATTTATTATTATTAATTCTTTTTTTCAAATTTTTTTCAAAAAAAAATATTTAAATTTTTTATCTAAAATATTTTTTCTAATTTCATTATTATTATTTTTTTTAAATTTTTTAGGTCTAATTTTTAGATGGTATATTTCAGAACACGCTCCATGGACTAATGGATATGAATCAGCTATTTTTATTAGTTTTTGTTTAGTAGGAATAGGTTTTCTATTTTATAGAAATCGATTTGTTTTAGGAATAACAATTTTAATAGCATCTATTTTATTAATGATATCGAATAAAATGGATCCAGAAATAACAAACTTAGTACCAGTTTTAAAATCTCACTGGTTGATTATACATGTAGCAACAATAACAACAAGTTATGGTTTTTTTTTTACAGGATCTTTTTTAGGATTTTTTGTATTACTTTTATATATATTAAAAGCATATCTTCGTTTTTATAGAAAAAAAATTCAAAATCATATTGAAAAATTAACTATTATTAATGAAATGTGTCTTATTATAGGTATTTTTTTATTAACAATAGGAACTTTTTTAGGATCTGTTTGGGCAAATAACAGTTGGGGACGATATTGGAGCTGGGATCCAAAAGAAACTTGGGCTTTAATTAGTATTATGATTTATGCATTTGTATTACATATTCGTTTAATACCATCTATGAAAAATATATTTATTTTTAATTTTTATAGTATTATTTCAATAAGTTCTATTATAATGACTTATTTTGGTGTAAATTATTATTTATCTGGGTTGCATTCTTATGCAAAAGAAGATCCTATATCTGTTCCTTATTGGATATATTATAGTTTAATAATCTTGTTTATTGTAACAAGTTTTGCTTATTATTCTGAAAAATTTCATAACATTACGAAAAAATAAATAAACAGTGAATTTTCATTTATCTTTTTTTAAAAAAACAAAAAAGAAAAATTTGAAAAAAAAAGAAAGTACTTTATTTAGAGATGCATTTGGCAATTTACATTTTATAAAACGTTTTCTAATTTTTACTTTTGGTTGTATTTCTTATAATCGTTATAATGGATTTAATAAATTACAATTAAAAGGAACGGAGTATATTAAAGATTTACCTGATAAAAAAGTTCTATTTGTTTCAAATCATCAAACATATTTTGCAGATATTTTTGCTATGTTTCATGTATTTTGTAGTGTGAAAAATGGATTTATTAATAGTATAAAAAATCCTATTTATCTTTTAAATCCAAAAGTAAATTTATATTATGTAGCAGCTCAAGAAACTATGAATAAAGGTTTTTTAACAAAATTATTTATTTATTCTGGAGGAATAACTGTAAAAAGAACATGGAGAGAAGGAAATAAAAAAGTAAATCGTACCGTAAATATATCTGAAATAACTCGTATGGGTATAGCTATTAATGATGGATGGTTAATTACTTTTCCACAAGGAACTACTAAAGAATTTGCCCCTGGAAGAAGAGGAATTGTTCATGTAATTAGAAAATACAATCCTATTGTTGTTCCTATTGTAATAGATGGATTTCAAAAAGCTTATGATAAAAAAGGAATTCAAATTAAAAAAAAAGGTGTTTTACAAAAAATGAAATTTAAAAAACCTATTCCATTAAATTTAAAAAAAGATACTACTGAAAATATTATGGAAAAAATTATGGATGCTATAGAACAATCTCCTAAATATTATAGAAAAAAAAATTCATAAATACATAAATAAATGATATGAAATATCAATCAGTAAAAGATACTTTTCTTAATTTTTTTCAAAAAAAAAAACATAAAATTATTCCTTCTTTTCCTATTTATTCAAAAAATGATCCAACACTTTTTTTTATTAATGCAGGAATGAATCCTTTTAAGGATTATTTTTTAGGACATGTTAAACCAAACCATTCAAGAATAGTTAATATTCAAAAATGTTTGAGAGTAACTGGAAAACATAATGATTTAGAAAATGTAGGATATGATAATTATCATCATACCATGTTTGAAATGTTAGGAAATTGGTCTTTTGGAGATTATTCTAGGAAAGAAGCAATAGAATGGGCATGGGAATTATTAATTACAGTATATAATATACCAAAAAAAAATATTTATATATCAATTTTTACTGGAGACGAAAAAGAAGGATTATCCATGGATAATGAAACTTTTCAATATTGGAAAAATTTCGTTAATAAAGATAATATTCTTTTTTTTGGAAAAAAAGAAAATTTTTGGGAAATGGGATTAACAGGTCCTTGTGGACCTTGTTCCGAAATTCATATAGATTTACGTAATGAAAAAGAAAAAAAAATTTTACATGGAAAATATCTCATTAATAAAAAACATCCAAAAGTTATAGAGATTTGGAATCTTGTTTTTATAGAATATTTACGTAAATCAGATGGAAAATTAGAAAAACTTCCTATAAAACATATTGATACAGGAATGGGATTAGAAAGATTATGTACAGTATTGCAAGGAAAATTTTCTAGTTATGAAACTGATATTTTTTATCCAATTATTCAAAATATAAAAGAATCTTTGGGAAAAATTTATAAAAAAGATTTTCATCAAAAAGTATCTATACATATAATAGCAGATCATTTAAGATCTATTGTTTTTTCTATATCAGATGGTGTATTACCATCAAATAATGGATCTGGTTATATTATAAGAAAAATTCTTAGAAGAACTGTAATTTATGTAAATCGTTTTTTCTATAAAAAAGAACCTTTTATTTATCAATTTGTAGATTCTTTAGTAAAAAGAATGAAAAATTCTTTTCCAGAATTAGAAAAAAAAAAAGAATATATAAAAAATGTTATTCAAGAAGAAGAATTATCTTTTTTAAGAATTATTGAAAAAGGAAGTCAAAAAATTCAATATATAATAGAAAAAACTAAAGAAAAAAAAGAAAAAATTATTGATGGAAAAACTATTTTTCAATTATATGATACTTATGGTTTTCCTATAAAATTATCTAAAATATTAGTTGAAAAAAATAATTTATCAATTGATGAAAAATTATTTCATAAAAAATTATTAGAACAAAAAAATAGATCTAAAAAAGAAAATAATATAATAATAAAAAAAGATTGGATAAAAGTACATAATCACCAATTTATTCATGATAATATAAATTTTATAGGATATAATATTATAAAATGTGATATTGTAATTATACAATATAGAAAAATAGAAAATAAATTAACAAAAAATCATTATTATGAATTAGTATTTTCAAAAACTCCTTTTTATCCTGAAGGAGGGGGGCAATTAGGAGATACTGGTATTATAAAAAGTAAAACTGATGAAGTTAATATTTTTGATACTAAAAAAGAAAATTCTATTATTATACATTACGCTTTAAAATTACCTTTAAATATTTATTCTTCTTTTCAAGCTATAGTTAATAAAAATAGAAGAGAAAAAATTGAAAAAAATCATACATCTACCCATTTATTACATTTTGCTTTAAAAAAAATATTAGGAAATCATATTCAACAAAAAGGTTCTTATATAGGAGATGAATATTTACGATTTGATTTTTCTCATTATCAAAAAATAACTATTGAAGAATTGAATAAAATAGAAAATATAGTTCAAGAACTCATATTTTCTGATATTTTTTTAAAAGAAAAAATATTTTCTTCTTTTCAAGAAGCTCAAAAAAATATTTTTTTTCATACAAATGAAACATTTGAAAATAAATATGAAAAAAAAGTACGAGTAATAACTTTTGATAAAAATTCTGAATTATGTATTGGAACACATGTAAAAAATACTGGAGTAATTCAAGTTTTTAAAATTATATCAGAATCTTCTATATCATATGGAATACGAAGAATTAAAGCTATTACTTCAAAAATAGCAATACAATATTTAAAATCAGTTCATGATCAATATCAATATTTAAAAAAATATACAAAATATCCTTTAAAAAGCTTCCTTCTTTTACAAGAATCTAATAAAAAATTAAAAAAAGAAATATCAGAAATACGTTTACAACAAATAAAAATAATAAAAAAAGAGTTTTTTTTAAAAAAAATTTCATTTTCTTCAATGAATTATATATGTGATATAGACCCAATTCAAGAAAAAAAATTAGATATAAATATTATTAAAAAAATAGTTTTAGATTTAAGACATGAAATACCTGATTTATTTATGATTATTGGATTTATAAAAGAAAAAAAACCAATTATTTTTATATCTATTTCAGATTCCATAATTCAAAAAAAAAATATTCATGCCCATAAAATAATAGATAAAATTGCATATTATATAAAAGGAAAATATTGGGGGAAATCTTTTTTTGCTACATCTATAGGAACTGAAAAAAATGGATTGAATTTGATTTTAAAAAATACAAAAAATATAAAAAATCAAATAAACTTTGATAGATATTTAAAATGTTTAAATTTGAAATTTAAAAAGTAAAAAATAGTATATGAGTGACTCTATAAGTGATAAATATTCTTTTTTAAATACCATACATTTTAAAAATTTAGAATTTTTATATAATAAGTATAAAAAAGATCCTAATTCAATAGAATTAAGTTGGAGTGCTTTTTTTAATGGATTTGATTTTGGAGAAAAAAACTATAAAACTTATGATAAATCAATAAATCAAGAAAATGATAAAACATTTATTAATTTAAATAAAGAGATTATTCATAAGGAATTTTTAGTATATAACTTAATTAATACTTATAGACAAAGAGGTCATTTTTTTACTAATACAAATCCTATACGAGAAAGAAGAAAACATTTTCCTTCTTTAGATTTAAAAAATTTTGGGCTATCTGATAAAGATCTTGATATGTCTTTTTACGCTGGTGAATTAATAGGAATTGGAAAAAGTTCATTAAAAAATATAATTTTTTATTTAAAAAATATTTATTGTAGATCTATAGGAATAGAATATATGTATATTTCTAATCCTCAAAAAATTCAATGGATTGAAAGATGGTTTCAAAAAAAAAAATTGCAATTTTCTGCAGAAGAAAAAAAATTTTTTTTAAAAAAATTAAATGAAGCAGTTTCATTTGAAAATTTTATTCATACAAAATTCGTAGGTCAAAAAAGGTTTTCTATAGAAGGAAATGAATCTTTATTACCTGGATTAGAAGAAATGATAGAATATACTTCTAGTAAATATTTATCAGAAGACTTTATAATAGGAATGTCACATAGAGGTCGTTTAAATATTCTTTCTAATTTTTTTCAAAAAAATTATTCTCAAATATTTAGTGAATTTCAAGAAAAAGAATATAAAGAAAAAACTTTTTCTGGTGATGTAAAATATCATCTTGGATTTTCTAAAATTAGAAAAACTCGTAAAGGACAATATATTCGACTACATTTAGTTCCTAACCCTTCACATTTAGAATCTGTAGATGCAATTGTAGAAGGAATTACACGTGCAAAAATAGATATAGTTTATAATAAAAATAGTAATTCAGAAAAAATTATTCCTATTTTAATTCATGGAGATGCCGCGTTATCAGGGCAAGGAATTGTATATGAAGTAATTCAATTATCTAAATTAAAAGGATATAAAACGGGAGGAACAATTCATATTGTACTTAATAATCAAATAGGCTTTACTACAAATTATACTGAAGGACGTTCTAGTATTTATTGTACTGATATAGCAAAAGTTCTTCTTTCTCCAGTATTACATGTTAATGCAGATGATGTCGAATCTGTTATAAAAGCAATTTATTTTGCTGTAGATTTTAGAATGAAATATCATGAAGATATTTTTATAGATTTACTTGGATATAGAAAATATGGACATAATGAAGGAGATGAACCTAGATTTACTCAACCATCTTTATATAAAGCTATTTCTAAACATACCAATTCTTATAATTTATATAAAAAAAAATTAGAAAAAAATGGAATCATTAATAATAATGATATAATAAATATGGAAAAAGAATATAAAAATATTCTAAATGTAGGATATAATGAAGCAAAAAATATAAAATGGAATGTTTTGAATTCTTTTTTAGAAGAAGAATGGAAAAATTTTCCTGTAGTATCTACTAATAAAGATATTTTTCAAATGGTAGATACTCGAATTTCAATGAAAAAAATTATAGATATATCTCATAAAATTTTTTCTCTCCCAAAAGATAAAAAATTTTTTAAAAAAACGGAATCTATTTTTAGAAATAGATTAAAAATGATTACTAATAAATTAGTAGATTGGAGTATGTCAGAATTACTTGCTTATGGAACACTTTTAGATGAAGGAATTCATATTCGTTTATCAGGAGAAGATGTAGCAAGAGGAACATTTTCTCAACGTCATGCTATTATTAAAACAGAAGAAGAAGAAGAAATTATTCTTTTAAATAATATACGTATAGGACAAGGAAAAATACAAATTTTTAATTCACCTCTTTCAGAATATGGAGTATTGGGTTTTGATTATGGATATGCTATGTATTCTCCTTATGTTTTAACCTTATGGGAAGCTCAATTTGGAGATTTTGGAAATGGAGGACAAATTATAATAGATCAATATATTTCATCAGGAGAAAATAAATGGAAAATTCGAAATGGAATAGTTTTATTACTCCCTCATGGATATGAAGGTCAAGGTCCAGAACATTCTTCTGCACGTATAGAACGATATTTACAACTTTGTGCTAAAAATAATTTATTTGTAGTTAATTGTACTACTCCAGCTAATTTTTATCATCTTTTAAGAAGACAAATGAAATTAAAATATCGTAAACCTCTTATAATTTTTACGCCAAAAAGTTTACTTAGAAATTCTAAATGCTTATCTACAATAGATAAACTTTCTGAAGGAAAGTTTCAAGAAATTATAGATGATCCTTATGTAAAAGATTTTAATAAAATAACTAAATTAATTTTTTGCTCTGGAAAAATATATTATGATTTATTAAATAAAAAAGAATCTTTAAAAAATAACAATACAGCATTAATTAGAATAGAACAAATTTACCCATTAAAAATAGAAAAAATTGAAAATTTACTTATTAAATATAAAAATAAAAAAATAATTTATTGGGTACAAGAAGAACCAGAAAATATGGGATTATGGAGTTTTATTTTAAGAAAATTGAAAAATATAATATCATTTAATTTAATTTCTCCATCTGAAAATTCTAGTCCATCTACAGGATCTTATATAGATTTTTTAAAAATTCAAAATGAAATATTAAAAAAAGCTTTTTTATGATAACAAAAGTAAAAGTCCCCTCTCCAGGAGAATCAATTACAGAAGTAGAAGTTTCCACATGGTTTGTAAAAGATGGAGACTATGTTAATAAAGGTCAAACAATAGCAGAAATAGATTCAGATAAAGCAACTTTAGAAGTTTCTGCAGAAGAAAATGGAATAATTACCTCAATGGTAAAAAAAGGAGAAAAAATACAAGTTGGAGATATATTATGCTTAATTGACACTTCTAAAAAATCTATAAAAATAGATACAAAAAAAATTTATAAGGATAAGGATAATAAAAATATTAAAATTCCTTCTCCATCTTCAAAAAAAATATTAAAAGAAAATAATATTCCTATAGAATCTATTAAAGGAACAGGAAAATATGGAAGAATTACAAAAGAAGATTGTATTGTTTTTCTTGATAAGAATCCTAATTTTAAGTCTATGAGTAGACATATTCCAATATATAGATCAAAAAAGATAACTGCTCTTTCTTCTTTAAGAAGAAAACTTTCTGAAAGATTAATATCTGTAAAAAATGAAACAGCTACACTTACAACCTTCAATGAAGTCGATATGCAAGAAGTTTTTTTTATAAGAAAAAAATATAAAAATATTTTTAAAGAAAAACATGGAGTTAATTTAGGATTAATGTCTTTTTTTACTATTTCTTGTATTAGAGCATTAAAAATGTATCCAGACGTTAATGCTATGATTAATGGAAAAGAAAAAATAAATTTTGAATATTATGATATTAGTATTGCAATATCTGGACCTAAAGGGTTAATGGTTCCTGTCATAAGAAATGCGGAACATTTATCATTTCGAGGTATAGAACAAGAAATTAATAATTTATCAATACGTGTTCAAAATGGAACAATTTCTATACAAGAAATGACAGGAGGTACTTTTACAATTACAAATGGAGGTATTTTTGGATCAATGTTATCTACTCCAATTATAAATCCACCACAAAGTGCTATATTAGGAATGCATAAAATTATGGAAAGACCTGTAGTAATTAACGGATCTATTGAAATACGTCCTATTATGTATTTAGCTTTATCTTATGATCATAGAATAATTGATGGTAGGGAATCTGTTGGTTTTTTAATGTCTATAAAAGAATCTATAGAAAATCCAATAAAATTTTTAATGGAAGGAAATGAAAAAAATATTCATAAAATTTTAGAATTATAATTAATATAACATATTACTATAGTACTTATTTTCTAGTATAAGGATTTGGTTTATTTTTATTTCCTATATTTATTTTTTTCATTTGTATTTTTATAATTTGAATTTGATCATGTAATAAACCAGAAATATCCATTTTTTTTGCTTCTAATAATAAAAGTTCTGCTCTTTTTTTATCTCCTTTTGATAAAGAAGCTATTGCTAAGTTTAATTTAGCAATGGCTATATTTTGTTTGAATTTTAATCCAAAAAATAAAGCTTTCTGCATATAATTTTCTGATTCAATAATATTTTTTTCTGAATATAAAATTCCATTTAAAAAATAATAATAAGCTATTTGATTTTTAGTCAGTTGTAATTCAGGATTTTTTATATATTCTAAATACTTTTTTAATCCATTCATATCTTTTTTTCTTATTTTTAAAAAAGCTAATAATAAAAATTCATTTCTAAATATAAAAAAAATAGGAATCAAACTTAAAAAAAATAAAATACTTCCCCAAAAGTAATTTTTTTGTAAAAATAAAAAAATGGATAGAAAAAAAATTATTAAAAATAATATGATTTTTGAATATTTACTCATAAAATTGAATTTTTTTATTAAATATGTTTTTTTTTAATCCAATTCATTAAATCTAAATAATTTACATTATTTAAAGTATGTCCAGAATCATATTCTTTATAAAATAAAGAAAGTATTTTCTTCTTTTTAAGAAATTTTAATCCTTCTTTTGTCCAATTTAAAGGAATTATTGTATCATATTTTCCATGAGATATAAAAAATTCTAAATCCGTATAATTAAATAAATTTATTTTTTCTGGTAAAAGACTTTTTTCTAAATATCCACTTAAAGAAATTACTTTTTTTATTTTATTAGGTTTTTTAAAAGCTATAGGATAGCTTAAAATAGCTCCTTGACTAAATCCACATAACCAAACGTGGTTTTCTTTTAATTTATATTCTGTAATAGCTTCATCTATAAAAAAAGATATTTTATCAATAGTTTTTTTAGCTTGTAAAATATTAATAAATTTTTTTTCATTTGAAAAATCAATATCATACCAAGAATATTTATCTATTCCAAGAGAATAAATTCCTTGAATACTAATTATAAAAAAATTTTCAGGAAGATCTTTTTGAAAAGAAAAAAGATCTCTTTCATTACTTCCATATCCGTGAATCATTAAAAAAAGAGTAGTATTATTTCCATTATTTGGTTTTTTTATAATATGTTTAATAGAAAGTTTATTTTTTAAAAGCATAAAATATTTTATTTTTTCATTTGATATACTTTTCCATTTTCTATTTTTAGTTTTTCATCAGCCATGTTTGCTAATTGCATATTGTGAGTAACAACTAAAAAAGTTTGTTTTAGTTCTTTTTTTAAAAAAAAAAAAATTATGTAATTTATCTGCATTTTTTTTATCTAAATTTCCAGAAGGTTCATCTGCAAAAATAATTTTAGGATCATTAATTAAAGCTCTTGCTACAGATAATCTTTGTTTTTGTCCTCCAGATAATTCTTCTGGTTTGGAGTTTTTATATTTAGAAAGATTTAATTTTTTTAATAAACTTTTCGCCTTTTGTTTTACATTATTTTTATTTTTTTCATTTATAAATCCGGGTAAACAAATATTTTCTAATGCAGTAAATTCAGGAAAAAGTTGAGGAGTTTGAAAAATAAAACCTATTGTTTGATTTCTTAAAGAAGAAAGTTCTTTATCTGAAAGATATAAAATTTCTTTTCCATTTATTTTTAAAATAGTTTTTATTTTTTTCTTTATAGTAGGTTTTTCTAAAGTTCCAATAATCTGCAAAAGAGTACTTTTTCCTGCTCCAGATTCACCTAATATACAAACCATTTTTCCTTCTCTTACAAAAAGATTTACTCCTTTAATTATTTCATCTTTTCCAAAAGATTTATAAATATTTTCAGCTTGAATCATTTTTTTGTAAATTATAATACTAATACTATTGTTTAGTATACTCTTTTATTTTATTTCTTTAATTTTAATTTAATATGATTATTATTATATCTTATAACTTATAATAAAATAAAATAAATAATAAAATAAATAAATATCAACAACTTCAAGTTAAAGAAACATTTCAAAAATAAACGAATTTTAATTTAAATTTACTTAAAATTATTTTCAATGAATTTACATGAATACCAAGGTAGAGAAATATTAAATTCTTTTGCAATTCAAGTTCCATATGGAATACTTGCTTCTTCTCCAGAAGAAGCTGTAAAATCAGCAAAAATCATTTTTCAAAAAACTAAAAAAAATTCTTTAATAATTAAAGCTCAAATACATGCAGGGGGACGTGGAAAATCTGGTGGTATTCAAATTGCAAAAAATTTAGATGAAGTTTATAAAAAATCAAAAAATATTTTAGGAAAATTTTTAGTAACTCCACAAACTTCGAAAAAAGGAAAATTAGTTAAAAAAATTTTATTATCTGAAGATATTTATTCTTATGAATTAAAT
The sequence above is a segment of the Blattabacterium cuenoti genome. Coding sequences within it:
- the odhB gene encoding 2-oxoglutarate dehydrogenase complex dihydrolipoyllysine-residue succinyltransferase, giving the protein MITKVKVPSPGESITEVEVSTWFVKDGDYVNKGQTIAEIDSDKATLEVSAEENGIITSMVKKGEKIQVGDILCLIDTSKKSIKIDTKKIYKDKDNKNIKIPSPSSKKILKENNIPIESIKGTGKYGRITKEDCIVFLDKNPNFKSMSRHIPIYRSKKITALSSLRRKLSERLISVKNETATLTTFNEVDMQEVFFIRKKYKNIFKEKHGVNLGLMSFFTISCIRALKMYPDVNAMINGKEKINFEYYDISIAISGPKGLMVPVIRNAEHLSFRGIEQEINNLSIRVQNGTISIQEMTGGTFTITNGGIFGSMLSTPIINPPQSAILGMHKIMERPVVINGSIEIRPIMYLALSYDHRIIDGRESVGFLMSIKESIENPIKFLMEGNEKNIHKILEL
- a CDS encoding alpha/beta hydrolase, translated to MLLKNKLSIKHIIKKPNNGNNTTLFLMIHGYGSNERDLFSFQKDLPENFFIISIQGIYSLGIDKYSWYDIDFSNEKKFINILQAKKTIDKISFFIDEAITEYKLKENHVWLCGFSQGAILSYPIAFKKPNKIKKVISLSGYLEKSLLPEKINLFNYTDLEFFISHGKYDTIIPLNWTKEGLKFLKKKKILSLFYKEYDSGHTLNNVNYLDLMNWIKKKHI